Proteins encoded by one window of Conger conger chromosome 1, fConCon1.1, whole genome shotgun sequence:
- the LOC133139618 gene encoding b(0,+)-type amino acid transporter 1-like — protein MSRANANDSSEGRPEPLSLQRELGLVSAVSLIAGTMIGSGIFMSPQTVLLNIGSPGASLLIWFLCGLVAMLGALSYAELGTVVRESGGEYVYIYRTSGQLPAFVFIFTSVLVVRPASIAGMSLSFAEYAAAPFYPDCPPPALVVKSAAAVGIVVLATVNCLNVRLSISIQNFFMAAKVLALVVIVVGGLVLLGVGGHTDSFQNAFEGSKVGVNPIGVAFFQGLWSYDGWNNLNYVTEELKRPESDDRRSFLSFSSRDNV, from the coding sequence ATGAGCAGGGCCAACGCCAACGATTCGAGCGAGGGCCGCCCGGAACCGCTGAGCCTCCAGCGGGAGCTGGGGCTGGTGAGCGCCGTGTCCCTCATCGCCGGCACCATGATCGGGTCGGGGATCTTCATGTCGCCCCAGACGGTGCTGCTGAACATCGGGAGTCCCGGGGCCAGCCTGCTGATCTGGTTCCTGTGTGGTCTGGTCGCGATGCTGGGAGCCCTGTCGTACGCCGAGCTGGGCACCGTCGTCAGGGAGTCGGGCGGGGAGTACGTCTACATCTACCGCACGTCGGGCCAGCTGCCGGCCTTCGTGTTCATCTTCACCTCCGTGCTGGTGGTGCGGCCGGCCAGCATCGCCGGGATGTCGCTCAGTTTCGCCGAGTACGCGGCGGCCCCCTTCTACCCGGactgcccccctcccgcccTGGTGGTGAAGAGTGCCGCCGCTGTTGGGATAGTCGTGCTGGCGACGGTCAACTGCCTGAACGTCCGCTTGTCCATATCCATCCAGAACTTCTTCATGGCAGCCAAGGTGCTGGCCCTGGTGGTGATAGTCGTCGGGGGCCTGGTTCTCCTCGGAGTGGGAGGGCACACCGACAGCTTTCAGAACGCATTCGAAGGGTCAAAAGTGGGCGTCAATCCAATAGGAGTGGCGTTTTTCCAGGGCCTCTGGTCTTACGACGGCTGGAACAACCTGAACTATGTTACAGAGGAACTGAAGCGGCCAGAG